In Strix aluco isolate bStrAlu1 chromosome Z, bStrAlu1.hap1, whole genome shotgun sequence, the sequence CCTCTTAACAGGTACAAGAGTATGTACTGGCATATCTTCCCAAAAGCTACGCAGAAACTACCAGTCCTTCAGAAATATCCACTCACCTTCTCTGCAGTCGAGCTAGTAACTTGGAATCTTTAGTCCATGTAATGGTGGAGTCACCATGAATGTCACCGAACTGACAGCACAGCTTAATATTTCCAGAGCAGTCAGGGAACAACTCTGCTTggatttccttcagcagcttgggAGCTTGAAACAGAAGAGCCACAGTTCAAGATTAGAAGATAATTATATTGGTTTGGCATTTTAAAGGAATCCCAGAATGATCTGCAGATGTTAAGAATATGAATCTGACAACACTGGTAAATAATTATGACTTCTTCTGATGTAGAAGCCAAGGCTTTAAAATACAGAGGTTTCAAAAGACTGATTCAGTGCCCCACAGAgtcaatggaaatattttcaatgcaaaaacattttgaatttatGGACTAGGACCCAAGGGAACTTCTAGCCTGAAAAGGCATCgacataaaataatttctcaatcAAAACACGTTCTCTGTGACTAAAGGACCAGCTGGTTTTATCAGCAGAAAGACAACACAAAGGTAGAGCACACCATATGGTTACACAATGAGAATGCGTATTAACTGAATATTTGTAACTAGTAGATTTTTTAACTGATCACAGCCTTTGAGAGAAAAGACTTTTAAGTCCCAGAGATCTCAGTCTCCAAGGTGTGCCTGGAACGTACCAAACACACACTGCCAGGATGAGACGCTTTGCAAGGTGCAGTGGTGGCACCATTTCCTTTAAAACACAGCTGGAGAGAGGAACCCACACCAGTGGTTAGATATTTGCATCTGGTAATGTCAGTGGCTTTTGCTTCCCTCTTCAGTTTCACTGGTTTAATTTCCCACCTCTAAAGAAAGTCCCTACCTTTCCAGCCATAGGGCATGGTTCTTTTGCTAAACACTGACCATCTCAGCTTACAGAAGGAGAGCCCTCTGCCCAGTCTGGGGAAGGCCCTGATAAGCTGGTTCTCTGCTAAGACTCGCTGTTGGCTCACAGAACGCCCCAGCATCTTTGCACGTGGGCATGGTGTGAGTGGGAGGATGGGGGGTACTTGGAAAGAAAGGGAATCAGCACAGACGTAGGGAAAGGTTTTGGGATCATGACACATCCCTGCACTCAAGTGAGACATCCCTGCTTGATGTAGGGGATGTAAAATGCAAGATATTATGTGTCCTACTGTGTTAATTCTGAGCTGCTGCACTCTGAATGAGCTGGCATGACACATCTCCCTCGGGGATCCCGTTCCTGCAGTCTTAACTTTCCCCACCTAACACCAAAGGAATGCTGGATCCAACTCGAAGGGTCAGGCACCTGGAATTCACTGCTATGTTTAACTTGCAGTCACTTAAGTCCTTAGGCCTAAGAACCTTGCTGAATCAGGGCTAAAGTGACACAGACAGTATGTGACAGAACTGTAAATAGAACTAACAGCTCCAGATTCCCTGCCCTAACCACAAAGTCATCCCTCCTGCAGGTGAAAAATGATACGAAAGAGAACACTGAGTATATTCCAGACTAACCATACCACCCTCCCCATAATGCTGGGCAAAGGTGCACACAAGTCTCTCAAGTACAAACAGACATTCATTTCAGTCTAGACTGAAGCAGATCAGAAGTGGGTTAAGAAAATTCAGTCTTATCTGATGCAAGCCTATAAAACATTCTTCAAGCACAGTCTCCGGTACATGGAAAAAGATCAGGCATTTCTCAGTAATTGCAGTTTGCTTGCTCTGCTCTGAAAGAACGTGTCTCTCCTCCCACACACTTGGTTTTCTGGCAAAGGACACATCTTTGAACAGagaaaagtttggggttttttaagatatGATTGGAAAAGTACAACTTCACCAGACCACACTGTAATTAGAATCTCTGCAGACCTTCATAGTTGTGTAGCTTACCTGTTCAGTCTTGCTCTGatctatgaaattattttctgatgtgAACATGAAATGCAATGTCAAAACGTAAAAATATGACTTTGGTGTTTGCAAAGTATCCATAGAAACCACAAATACCTCACCTGTCTAGCTGTTACACTATTGCTGCTCCtgtctgcattttgttttacCTGTTAGCAACCCCCTGGAGACTCTGGCAAGCAACCTGAATCTCATTTTAAGTATATGTTCTCTCTGTCAGTTTAATACTGCTAATTTCAGCAGTGTCATTTATGGCCTACAGTGGTATAAAGGAATGCAGGACCAGCCATCAGTCATCAGAGAAGACTGCAAAACATTATGTCTATCAGTGGCACCCTACGACTAACAGTAATACTTGGCTAGTCATAAAACCATTTGGCAACCAAGAGAGGGTAATTGCACTTGGGAGCCACAGTGTAGAAGCGTAACTGGGACCACAGCCCTGTGGGAACATAACGACATGCAAGTACTGGGCTTGCAGTTGCTATACTGTGTGCAGTTAGGTAGTACCATTATGCTATACATCCCTGAAAAGTTACTCAAAGGGACAAATGAAGAAGTAACTATTTCAAACAGGTTAAAAAGTTcataaatttaatatatttttccagcTAGCAAAAGGATGTTAGGGAGGGTTTAGTTCTGTGACATGGGCACAGCACTAGTTACTAAGTTCACAGAACTGGAAATTAAAATCAGTGAGGGCAGAACACCTTTAGCTGATGTGGTTTAGACTAAAGGAGGCTTGCACTGTGTTCAACGAATTTTAATTTCATACTGTAGCCAGAACGATGGGAAAGGACATAAATGAAACTCAGTTTTCTCTTACCTTTGCTATCCTTTTTCAAAATTAgtttcctttgctcttttctaTCTTCTTTATGAATCATGCCTGCCTCACTCTTCACACACTTTTTAACAGAGCTAGGATCCTTGCTGAcatttcctctctcctctagtcggggtttttttgacagtgtTGCTGGTGGCAATTTCTTCTTAGCTCCAGCAGCTAGATGCCCACTCTTTGCTATGTCTTGTTTACATTTGATGGGCTCAGGCTCAGCAACAGTTGGGGATGCCTGGTAGGGTTTTGACCCTTCTTGATTTCTTAGCCCTTCCGCATTGACTGGGAGTGGATCATACGTGGTCAATGCTGAGGAGAATGGCCGAGTTCTGCTGCAGGGTGGGTGCTCTTGAAAATACTGGTTGTTCCCTGAATCAGCTGGTGGCAAATTAACTAAACCACTTACTACATCCTCTGATGTCATGACTTCTCCATCTTTATCATACTCAGTAGACTTAACTGAATTAGCAACCTGGGTTAGCTTGCTGGAAGAGATCAAGCCAGGACAGGACTGCTTAGTGCCAATATTCATGAACTGTCCCCGAGCCCTGGAGCTAATTAAAGTGTGCAAAGGAGACTTTGTTTCAGCTTCACCCGGGTTACATTCAACAGCTCTTTGAATCTCTTGTTTACTTTCACACAAGACtgctttctccttgttttcttcAGGTATCCTATGGGACTGATCCTGCAATGCTTTGCAGAAAGTTTCCAGCGCACTCAAGTTTTCATCTACTTTGACTGCAGTTTGCATGGACTGAGTTTTTACTTGACTTCCTGGGCCAGAACGCTCCACTGCCGATATCCTGGTACGAAGGCCCTCTGTCTGGCTTACCGGTAACTTTGTTCCTCTTACAGACAATTGTTGGATACCTAACTGATCACTGATCTTTCTATAATCCTCATCTGCTACGCTGCGGTACTCATTCTGAGCTTTTCTAAGCAGCAGGGTGCTAACTGATGTTACACTTCCAGGTGCGTAAGTGTGATTTTTTGAAGACTCAGTTTTTAACTCTTCATCAGACTTGAAGGTGCTGTCTACAAAAAATACATGTTGTTCTGATGTATTATGAGGGGAAACTGCAGTCTGACTCTCTGAAACATGACTAACTCCTGAGTCACAGGAAGTTTCAGCCCTTTGTTCATCACCAATGCAAATCTCTCTCTGTTCTTCTCCTGTTTTACATGGTTCATATCTGGGCACTTCTAtataaaaatctcttaaaaatggATCCCCAGAAGAGACAGTGAATGccacttcttgtttttcttttcctgtcagtCGGTCTACATTTCGGGGTAGATTCTTATGTGTGATGGTTTCAGGAGTCTTAATCAAATTAGGCAATCGCATGACATAACTGTATTTTTGTGCATTAGAAGCAACTTGAAAATCTTGACAGtcattattttttgaaagatgatAACTGTCAGAATTAGTGTAATTTTGTTCGTTCAAGTCTGAGTGATTTCCTTTTTCATGTAAATTCTCTTCAGAACTTTTATGTATGGTGTTAACAGAAGACTGTTCTTCATGTGTAAGCTGGTTGGTATTTTCACTGGGGAAGATATCCTTCTCTTCAGGGAAATAAGCCAGCTCTTTGCTTGCTGGGTCTCTAAAATGACACCCTTTACCAGTTACAGAGTCATTTATCAAGGATAGGTTGTGCCCAGCATGAAGTAATTGTCCAATTGTCCCATGCGACTTATATGACACATAAGCTGGGTTTTCTTTGTCATGTGCTAAATTACCACTGTGAGCATTTTTCAATCTTCGTGGAGAATCTGCCTCATGTGTGTGGGAAGCATTATTAATGGTTAGCTTTCCTGCCCAAGCCACAGTCCTTTGAATGGATCCATTACTGTCAGTTAACGCTTGATTTGGCTTCTGCTCCAAGCACTCCCCTGTATTTAAGATGATACTATTTGCTGAAACATGAATGGATGGTGCTTCCGTTTTATTTCCAGTGCTAGAATCTAGACATATACCATCTGTTTCTACCACTTGTGGAAGATGAATGTTTCCTACGGATGCACTGCTACACACTTCATCTGTTTTAATTAGGATATTAGAGACACggcagttttctttctctgttctttgtcCACTAGCTGGCTGTGTAATAGGTTCCTGCTCTTTCATCACATTTATTGGCAAAAGATGATCAGAACAGGTCTCCTGTACAACATTCAGTTCTGTGACTTTGATATCTGTTGGCCTGATTTCTAGGCTTGTGACCCCCCGGTTTTCAAATGGGATTTGATAGTCTGAGTCATCTTCATGAAGAAGTTTCCACAGCTTGTCATGCACTGCAGATATACCAGCATCTCCTTTGCACCCAGGTTCTCCAGATTCCAGGACTGACTTGGGATTAGCTTCAAACAGAGATTCATCACATGACAGACTGCAGAGAGCATCTGTGCTGCTGCTATCGTGTGAGTCAAAACTGTacctctgctctccctcccttgGCTCGTCACATAGCTTTGCAGAAGAGAGAACAGCACATAAACATTCTTGTTTATCAGGAACAGAGTCTGTGTGCCATAAAGGAGAAGGTGAAACATCATTCTTTGCTTTGTTGCCATTACTAATACCTTGTTCACAGAAGACTTGTTGGTGACAACTTTCTCTCTTGTCACAAGGCACATGGTGTTGAGAATAGATCTGCGAATGTGCATTTTTTGCTTGTAATGTCTTTTCAGTACAGAGCATTTCTGAAGTGGGATGGATGGTTTGTGCACTCTCACAAGTCACGAAGATGCCTTTCTTTTCTATATTGGGCTCCACACATAGTCTCTCACAATTCTGGGTAAAGATTTTAAGATTAGCACCTTGAttctacaaagaagaaaaaaagagaaatgtcattaaaaattagAAGAGCTGCTTGACACAGGCCTGAACTAGAGTCCTGGCTTGAAATgtacctaatttttaaaaaaaaaattatttttaatgtttgtcaaGAGTCAGGTTTCTGACTTGTAGCTATCAACCTAATGGACTGAAACCAAACTCCTGGGTCTTAACAGCCTTGAACCCTGGTGAGTTTCAGATCAGGATCCAAATGCTGAGAAATATAAAACATAATCAAGATGAAGATCAATGACTGATACAGTCCAGCTAgataaaaacagataaaataaaccaaaccaaaataaaagatCTATCTATGCCATTTGCTAACAGTCAGAGCAGAGTGTCCCACCATACTTAGGTAATTATTACATAATGCAAACTGATGAGTTTCTGGAACTACCCAGACCAGTTTTTTAGGAGCTTGCCTCCCCCTTTGCTTCTATCATGGGCATTGGTATCTGAAGTTTCACAAAGATGCTTTCTTACTATGTATCAGTCTTGAAAAGTTTCAGAGACTGAACCCCAAGTCTGCTGTGCTACGTACTTCAGAACAAGGCTCCTACCAAGAAATTAACACCTCTGGGTCAGTTTTAAGCCATCTTCAAAATTTGTCTTTGATTACCTCTGACCCCTTGAGGTGACAAGTCCTGCTTCAAGAGAGTGTCAGAGATCATCCCAGATCTTGCCTCTGTCCAGGGGGTAATGAATTGCTCAACATTAAGGCATGTTCAGCCCTCCTCTACTGATGGGACATGCATTGCAACCTCAGGGTACCACTGGGAATACTGAGGTGGGAAATAATAATCCATATTCCTCCTGCATGTCCTTTATTCTTCTATATCAAAATATTCCAAATTGTCACTTTATGTAGAAACAATCCATTCCTCAATTAAACTAAGCCAAACTGAACTTAATTTATGCAAAGAGTGCAGACCTTATTAAAGAGAACAACTGACTGATGTTTGGGCTTGCATGGGATGAAAAAAGTGCTGCCACCTGCCTGGCATACAAAATGTGTTAAACTGTTCACCATTCCCCTCAAAACTGAACTTTCACTCTTAAATTCTTGTTCCAGAGTCCCTGCTAAGCTTTTGTTCTCCAGGATTTTCTCTAGTTCTCTTCAGCTCTAAATCAGTTCCATGGAGCTGGTGAGCATGTTTCACCCATAGCAAATCATATATGGAGAAGCCTACAATTTTTTACTAGACAAAAATACATTGTTTCCCAAACAACCTATGCTTTATGCTTCTGGTTACCATTCACTTTCCAGAACAATCTGTAAAAGTAGAGAGCAGTTTAACAGTCaacctttgggggaaaaaaaaaaaatacttttcaataGCCCTTAACAGGATATACCAACATGGACCTCATGAACTAGTTTGTATATTTGACCATATATCTTTCTAGTGGTTGTCTGAAGCTTTGCACTGACTCccagcagaaataaagcaatgttAAAAAACATCAGACCGAGTTTAAAATCCACCAATATTTccagacatttttcattttttcgcTTTTATCCAGCCACAAACTCAACTTCATAACTGTCTGgggttggcttttttcccctcatgagTGCCAGTTCCATCCATAGTTATTTGTAAacttgcagtgctgtgctggATGGCTGAAGTTAACAACTATGACACATAACGGGCAAGTGCTCTGGGttacagcagagctggaaatgtGCAGTGACTGCTGGCAGGCACAATTCAGAGAAGcaattctgaaaagcagcaggtgTTGTTACTTGGTGAAGGATATGTAATGAAGGATTTCCCATGAGTTGCTGTGTGCTCAGTAGAGGCAGGGGCTGCTCAGACACTAGGTTCTTAGTTTCCGTAAGTTCGTGGTAAAGGATTACCGGCTGTAGTAAATAATGCTTTCCTTTGCTGCAAAAGCCACCCACTTCAGCTGTAACTCCTTTCATCCTTTCTGTTTCTCCATTCAGCTTGAGTAGGATGTGGAGCTGACTACATGCTGTGGACAATGGGGAAGGAAGAGATATAGAAATTTTCTGTCAGTGACTTTAACTGCTGTTCGCACCCCAAGGACCATGCAGTTGCCACTACTCTGTCTTCAAA encodes:
- the LOC141918908 gene encoding alpha-protein kinase 2-like isoform X3 — encoded protein: MLISPDSDSSEISGLLLEKLRKAEVLSPFEKPHRHLPNTEDNMDVTNVFKTQEISCLRDLSEHGDRLINFNSMVSVAAGKAEECCSRQMHSRPTNALTHHTDNCCLNTEDSVSGQSLADVQACKKTGLGRPLTMDTLFSEQADTPIVNHSYFVKDDSENSAAIPEIYADKIPSVSDDFSDDDLEYFQCSDVLTVHENEIWQKKLQFLLESDDEDDLKLSKDCDGCAYFLTEMPCLFQVSDNTMPMDTTIGFCGHHSKFKGVNVRRDPSTYSQSTLQTEMTLTVGHHRGKSTSLRDKEKYKVLVASAAIENDHPRTEEENNGSGHSAAGFSTDTSKNKNNLHAKADPSTRGIGAPLTNQASETMTENSTDKDSLGESSLLLEEEGRNLPEENARHAVCTLTESLRRNLLKFLNPKELCRYVSNIGQSFQTAAEVKESSAPFPSQEGVISAQIPEEPGSLQMQAGLCHTEEAEKDCHWEKKRAWGLPEQYQMPNENVSPRNQGANLKIFTQNCERLCVEPNIEKKGIFVTCESAQTIHPTSEMLCTEKTLQAKNAHSQIYSQHHVPCDKRESCHQQVFCEQGISNGNKAKNDVSPSPLWHTDSVPDKQECLCAVLSSAKLCDEPREGEQRYSFDSHDSSSTDALCSLSCDESLFEANPKSVLESGEPGCKGDAGISAVHDKLWKLLHEDDSDYQIPFENRGVTSLEIRPTDIKVTELNVVQETCSDHLLPINVMKEQEPITQPASGQRTEKENCRVSNILIKTDEVCSSASVGNIHLPQVVETDGICLDSSTGNKTEAPSIHVSANSIILNTGECLEQKPNQALTDSNGSIQRTVAWAGKLTINNASHTHEADSPRRLKNAHSGNLAHDKENPAYVSYKSHGTIGQLLHAGHNLSLINDSVTGKGCHFRDPASKELAYFPEEKDIFPSENTNQLTHEEQSSVNTIHKSSEENLHEKGNHSDLNEQNYTNSDSYHLSKNNDCQDFQVASNAQKYSYVMRLPNLIKTPETITHKNLPRNVDRLTGKEKQEVAFTVSSGDPFLRDFYIEVPRYEPCKTGEEQREICIGDEQRAETSCDSGVSHVSESQTAVSPHNTSEQHVFFVDSTFKSDEELKTESSKNHTYAPGSVTSVSTLLLRKAQNEYRSVADEDYRKISDQLGIQQLSVRGTKLPVSQTEGLRTRISAVERSGPGSQVKTQSMQTAVKVDENLSALETFCKALQDQSHRIPEENKEKAVLCESKQEIQRAVECNPGEAETKSPLHTLISSRARGQFMNIGTKQSCPGLISSSKLTQVANSVKSTEYDKDGEVMTSEDVVSGLVNLPPADSGNNQYFQEHPPCSRTRPFSSALTTYDPLPVNAEGLRNQEGSKPYQASPTVAEPEPIKCKQDIAKSGHLAAGAKKKLPPATLSKKPRLEERGNVSKDPSSVKKCVKSEAGMIHKEDRKEQRKLILKKDSKAPKLLKEIQAELFPDCSGNIKLCCQFGDIHGDSTITWTKDSKLLARLQRSAQDDSPVSLAIAKASNKDQGMYYCCLNNTYGKVTAEFNLTSEVLEHLSSFQNCEGVEEIEFMQLMFREDFISDSYFGGNLHGIIATEELHFGEGMHRKAFRSKVMRGLVPVFSPGHPCVLKVHNAITYGTKSKDDLIQKNYKLALQECYVQNTAREYAKIYAAEAEPLEGFGEVPEIIPIFLVHRPANNIPYATVEEELVGEFVKYSVKDGKEVNFLRRDSEAGQKCCTFQHWVYEKTNGSLLVTDLQGVGMKLTDVGIATLAKGQSAQRPRPALRSPTPLRRDNCAASLQSWSGNGPETTEERRKASRHHPPLRYLAD
- the LOC141918908 gene encoding alpha-protein kinase 2-like isoform X2 → MLISPDSDSSEISGLLLEKLRKAEVLSPFEKPHRHLPNTEDNMDVTNVFKTQEISCLRDLSEHGDRLINFNSMVSVAAGKAEECCSRQMHSRPTNALTHHTDNCCLNTEDSVSGQSLADVQACKKTGLGRPLTMDTLFSEQADTPIVNHSYFVKDDSENSAAIPEIYADKIPSVSDDFSDDDLEYFQCSDVLTVHENEIWQKKLQFLLESDDEDDLKLSKDCDGCAYFLTEMPCLFQVSDNTMPMDTTIGFCGHHSKFKGVNVRRDPSTYSQSTLQTEMTLTVGHHRGKSTSLRDKEKYKVLVASAAIENDHPRTEEENNGSGHSAAGFSTDTSKNKNNLHAKADPSTRGIGAPLTNQASETMTENSTDKDSLGESSLLLEEEGRNLPEENARHAVCTLTESLRRNLLKFLNPKELCRYVSNIGQSFQTAAEVKESSAPFPSQEGVISAQIPEEPGSLQMQAGLCHTEEAEKDCHWEKKRAWGLPEQYQMPNENVSPRNQGANLKIFTQNCERLCVEPNIEKKGIFVTCESAQTIHPTSEMLCTEKTLQAKNAHSQIYSQHHVPCDKRESCHQQVFCEQGISNGNKAKNDVSPSPLWHTDSVPDKQECLCAVLSSAKLCDEPREGEQRYSFDSHDSSSTDALCSLSCDESLFEANPKSVLESGEPGCKGDAGISAVHDKLWKLLHEDDSDYQIPFENRGVTSLEIRPTDIKVTELNVVQETCSDHLLPINVMKEQEPITQPASGQRTEKENCRVSNILIKTDEVCSSASVGNIHLPQVVETDGICLDSSTGNKTEAPSIHVSANSIILNTGECLEQKPNQALTDSNGSIQRTVAWAGKLTINNASHTHEADSPRRLKNAHSGNLAHDKENPAYVSYKSHGTIGQLLHAGHNLSLINDSVTGKGCHFRDPASKELAYFPEEKDIFPSENTNQLTHEEQSSVNTIHKSSEENLHEKGNHSDLNEQNYTNSDSYHLSKNNDCQDFQVASNAQKYSYVMRLPNLIKTPETITHKNLPRNVDRLTGKEKQEVAFTVSSGDPFLRDFYIEVPRYEPCKTGEEQREICIGDEQRAETSCDSGVSHVSESQTAVSPHNTSEQHVFFVDSTFKSDEELKTESSKNHTYAPGSVTSVSTLLLRKAQNEYRSVADEDYRKISDQLGIQQLSVRGTKLPVSQTEGLRTRISAVERSGPGSQVKTQSMQTAVKVDENLSALETFCKALQDQSHRIPEENKEKAVLCESKQEIQRAVECNPGEAETKSPLHTLISSRARGQFMNIGTKQSCPGLISSSKLTQVANSVKSTEYDKDGEVMTSEDVVSGLVNLPPADSGNNQYFQEHPPCSRTRPFSSALTTYDPLPVNAEGLRNQEGSKPYQASPTVAEPEPIKCKQDIAKSGHLAAGAKKKLPPATLSKKPRLEERGNVSKDPSSVKKCVKSEAGMIHKEDRKEQRKLILKKDSKAPKLLKEIQAELFPDCSGNIKLCCQFGDIHGDSTITWTKDSKLLARLQRSAQDDSPVSLAIAKASNKDQGMYYCCLNNTYGKVTAEFNLTSEGVEEIEFMQLMFREDFISDSYFGGNLHGIIATEELHFGEGMHRKAFRSKVMRGLVPVFSPGHPCVLKVHNAITYGTKSKDDLIQKNYKLALQECYVQNTAREYAKIYAAEAEPLEGFGEVPEIIPIFLVHRPANNIPYATVEEELVGEFVKYSVKDGKEVNFLRRDSEAGQKCCTFQHWVYEKTNGSLLVTDLQGVGMKLTDVGIATLAKGYKGFKGNCSISFIEQFRALHQCNKYCEMLGLKSLRTTHQKQRKATSMKSKNLPNSSTIKKTVPKKAREPRDVISSEH
- the LOC141918908 gene encoding alpha-protein kinase 2-like isoform X1; the encoded protein is MLISPDSDSSEISGLLLEKLRKAEVLSPFEKPHRHLPNTEDNMDVTNVFKTQEISCLRDLSEHGDRLINFNSMVSVAAGKAEECCSRQMHSRPTNALTHHTDNCCLNTEDSVSGQSLADVQACKKTGLGRPLTMDTLFSEQADTPIVNHSYFVKDDSENSAAIPEIYADKIPSVSDDFSDDDLEYFQCSDVLTVHENEIWQKKLQFLLESDDEDDLKLSKDCDGCAYFLTEMPCLFQVSDNTMPMDTTIGFCGHHSKFKGVNVRRDPSTYSQSTLQTEMTLTVGHHRGKSTSLRDKEKYKVLVASAAIENDHPRTEEENNGSGHSAAGFSTDTSKNKNNLHAKADPSTRGIGAPLTNQASETMTENSTDKDSLGESSLLLEEEGRNLPEENARHAVCTLTESLRRNLLKFLNPKELCRYVSNIGQSFQTAAEVKESSAPFPSQEGVISAQIPEEPGSLQMQAGLCHTEEAEKDCHWEKKRAWGLPEQYQMPNENVSPRNQGANLKIFTQNCERLCVEPNIEKKGIFVTCESAQTIHPTSEMLCTEKTLQAKNAHSQIYSQHHVPCDKRESCHQQVFCEQGISNGNKAKNDVSPSPLWHTDSVPDKQECLCAVLSSAKLCDEPREGEQRYSFDSHDSSSTDALCSLSCDESLFEANPKSVLESGEPGCKGDAGISAVHDKLWKLLHEDDSDYQIPFENRGVTSLEIRPTDIKVTELNVVQETCSDHLLPINVMKEQEPITQPASGQRTEKENCRVSNILIKTDEVCSSASVGNIHLPQVVETDGICLDSSTGNKTEAPSIHVSANSIILNTGECLEQKPNQALTDSNGSIQRTVAWAGKLTINNASHTHEADSPRRLKNAHSGNLAHDKENPAYVSYKSHGTIGQLLHAGHNLSLINDSVTGKGCHFRDPASKELAYFPEEKDIFPSENTNQLTHEEQSSVNTIHKSSEENLHEKGNHSDLNEQNYTNSDSYHLSKNNDCQDFQVASNAQKYSYVMRLPNLIKTPETITHKNLPRNVDRLTGKEKQEVAFTVSSGDPFLRDFYIEVPRYEPCKTGEEQREICIGDEQRAETSCDSGVSHVSESQTAVSPHNTSEQHVFFVDSTFKSDEELKTESSKNHTYAPGSVTSVSTLLLRKAQNEYRSVADEDYRKISDQLGIQQLSVRGTKLPVSQTEGLRTRISAVERSGPGSQVKTQSMQTAVKVDENLSALETFCKALQDQSHRIPEENKEKAVLCESKQEIQRAVECNPGEAETKSPLHTLISSRARGQFMNIGTKQSCPGLISSSKLTQVANSVKSTEYDKDGEVMTSEDVVSGLVNLPPADSGNNQYFQEHPPCSRTRPFSSALTTYDPLPVNAEGLRNQEGSKPYQASPTVAEPEPIKCKQDIAKSGHLAAGAKKKLPPATLSKKPRLEERGNVSKDPSSVKKCVKSEAGMIHKEDRKEQRKLILKKDSKAPKLLKEIQAELFPDCSGNIKLCCQFGDIHGDSTITWTKDSKLLARLQRSAQDDSPVSLAIAKASNKDQGMYYCCLNNTYGKVTAEFNLTSEVLEHLSSFQNCEGVEEIEFMQLMFREDFISDSYFGGNLHGIIATEELHFGEGMHRKAFRSKVMRGLVPVFSPGHPCVLKVHNAITYGTKSKDDLIQKNYKLALQECYVQNTAREYAKIYAAEAEPLEGFGEVPEIIPIFLVHRPANNIPYATVEEELVGEFVKYSVKDGKEVNFLRRDSEAGQKCCTFQHWVYEKTNGSLLVTDLQGVGMKLTDVGIATLAKGYKGFKGNCSISFIEQFRALHQCNKYCEMLGLKSLRTTHQKQRKATSMKSKNLPNSSTIKKTVPKKAREPRDVISSEH